The Vulgatibacter sp. genomic interval GCGACCGAGAGCTCCTGGTCGGTGACCGGGTGGCCGGTCTGCAGCGCCTGCCGGAGGAGCGGCGCGAAGCGCTCGTGCAGGCCGGGCATCGCCGCTGCGAGTGTCTCGCCCCGGGGCGCGCTGCCCTCGAGCGCGCCGAGGCAGGCGAGGGTCTCGTTTGCCTGTACCAGCCGCAGCTCCGGATCGACGAAGCCGAGCCCGACCGGCGCGGTGCGCAGCAGCGTGTCGAGCAGCGCCACCGACTCCTCCAGGCGGCGGAGGTGTTCGGCGCGCTCGGCGCGGAGGCGCTCGGTCTCCAGCACCGACGCGACGCGATCGGCGACTGCGGCGCCGAGATCGATCACCTCGGGGTCGAGGGGGCGGGTGGACGCCAGCACGAGGAGACCGAGGTGGCCGCTGCCCCCGCGGAGGGCGAGGCTGCGCCGGGTCGGGGTGGGAGTCGCTTCGGTCGGCTCGAGCGCCGGGCGCACCCGGGCATCGACAGCGGCGCGAGCGAGCGTCTCGTAGCGTCCGTCGACCAGGCGGAAGACCGCCGCTCCCGGCGCCAGGTGCTCGGTGAGGCAGCCAGCCAGGCGGGCGAGCCGATCGGAGAGGGACCGCTTCTCGGCGAGGGCCGTGGCGGCCTCGAGCAGCACCGTGCTGCTTCGGGCTGCCCGCCGGCGCTCCTCGCCGATCGCGGCGAGGACGAGAGCGGTGAAGCTGGCGAGGACCATGAAGCCCTGCACGGCGAGGAGCTGGTTCTGCAGGGTCGCGATCGGCGCGAACGGGCCGCCACCGAGGAGGGTCTGGAAGAGCGCCACGCCGCCGAATGCCGCTGCGGCGGTGGCAGCGCCGCTGGGCCCCCTGCGCAGGCCCGCCCAGCTGAGCAGCGGGAAGGTGGTGAAGGCGAGGAGGATCACGCGCAGCGTCGGATCGGGCAGATCGAAGACCAGGGCGAAGAGCGCGGTGAGCGCTGCCACGGTGCCGATGGTGGCGAGCGCCTCCCGCCAGGTGGGACGGGCCCAGGGCGGACCGCTCCAGGTGAGGATGAGCGGCGCCATCAGGAACGTCCCGAGGCCGTCGATGAGGAGCCAGGTGGCCAGGAGCTGCAGGTAGCTGACGTCCGCGAGCCAGGGACTCGAAAGGGCTGCCCAGAGCCCGCCCAGCAAGGGGCCGACGAAGGCGCCGCCGGCTGCGAGGACGAGGACGTCGCGCAGCCGTGCCAGGGTCGTCGAGGGTCCGGCGAAACGGACGAGGATCGAGGCGGCGACGCTGACCTCGATCACCTCGGCGCTCGCCCAGAAGAGGATGGCGACGAATGGCGTCTCCTTGATCAGCTCGACGGCGAACGAGGAGGCGAAGACGAGCGGCAGGAGATGGAGCCACCGCCGCCTCGCGCTCCGCACGAGGACGGCGATGGAGATCCCGTTCGGCAGCCAGAAGGCCGGTGCGCCGACCGGGGGGAAGACGACCAGCCAGCTGAGCAAGCCCGTGGCGACGAGCACACCGAAGAAGGCGGCGTCCCAGGCCCACGTGGTCGCGATGCGCCTCGGCGCAGACATCCGCCCCCTCGGGTCGACACGCCCTTAAGTGGCAACGCCGCAGGGAATTGGCCAGCAGCGGGGCGGCGGCACGCCGGAGCTACCGTCCGAATCGCTCCCGGATCCAGGCGGCGGTGGCGGCGATGGCCTCGCCGCGTGGCGTGGGCTCCACGCCGAAGGCGCTGCGGAAGCGGCTGTCGTCGAGGACGAAGGGCCCCTCCCATTGGTAGGTCATCTCCTTCGCTTCCCGGATCATCGGGCTGAAGAGCCCGGCCACGAGCCACATCCACCCGGGCAGCGTGCCCACCTTCGCATCGACGCCGAGGGCGCGACCCACCGCCTCCACCAGCGCCCGGGTCGTCCCCTGGAAGGCCACCGGCAGGTGCCAGATCGGCTCGTCCACCCGCACGGAGGTGCCGAGGGTGAAGAGACCTGCCGCCACGTCGGGCGCGTAGCTGTAGCTGTGGGGCGCGTCGGGATCGCCGCCGACGTCCACCCGCTTCCCGGCGACGAGGCGCTTCAGGTTGGTGGGGTGCAGCACCGCGCTGCCGGTGACGCCGGGGCCGAAGAAGTCCGAGGCGCGGCCGATGGCAAGCTCGAGCCCCCGCTCCCGGGAGGCGAGCAGGTCGAGTTCGAGCCGGGCCCGGAGCTCGCCCTTCTTCGAGCGGGGAGCGAGCGGCGTCGCCTCGGTCATCGGCGCGTCGGGACGCCCGAGCATGTAGAGGTTGTCGAGGACCACGAGCCGGGCGGCGCTGGCCAGCGCCGCCTGGCGCAGGCTCTGTCCGATGCGCGGGAGGAGCTCGAACCACTGCGGGTAGGGCACGTTGATGCAATGGTAGGCGGCGGTGGCGCCCCGAACGGCGTCCCGGGTGAAGGCTTCGTCGCTCGCGTCGCCTGCGAGGTGCTCGATTCCCGGCGGCAGCTTCGGGCGGTGGCGCGAGACGACGCGGACCTGGTGGCCGCTGGCGGCGAGGCGACTGGCGAGGAGCGGGCCGATCTGCCCGTAGCCGAAGACGACGTGGAGGCTCATGGGCTGAGCATGCCTCCCCCTCCCCTGCAGCGCAGCAGGAGGATCAGGCCTCGACGGGTGGGATCGGTTGGCGTGCGGTCAACGTGGAGCCCACCGACGCAGCGCTGACGCAGGCCACCGCGAGCCATTGGAGCGCCCCGAGCGTCTCGTGGAGGAAGAAGAGGCCCACGAGCGTCGCCACCGCGGGCTCGAGGCTCATCAGGATGCCGAAGGTGCGGCTCGGCAGCGCCCGCAGGCCGACCATCTCGAGGGTGTAGGGGAGCGCGCTGGAGAGCGCCGCCACGGCGAGGGCGATGCCGAGGATCCGCGGGGTGAGGCCCACGTTGCCGATCGCCGGGAGGGCGAAGGGGAGCACGGTGAGCGCGGCGACGCTCATCCCCAGGGCGACGCCCTGGCCGTCGTGGGGCAGGACGCCGGAGAGCCTGCCGCCGAGGAAGATGTAGGCGCCCCAGCAGGCGCCGGCGAAGAGCGCGAGCCCCATGCCGACGCCGTCGAGGGCTGCTGCGCCGCCGCTCCACGGGGCGAGGAGCACGATGCCGACAGCTGCGAACAGGGCCCAGAGGAAGTCCGCTGCGCGCCGCGAGCCGAGGACCGCGACGCCGAGGGGGCCGACGAATTCGAGGGTGACGGCGAGGCCGAGCGGGATCCGATCGAGGGCGAAGTAGAAGGCGAGGTTCATCCCGCCCACGGTGATGCCGTAGGGGAAGACCGCGCGCCACTGCTGCCGGGAGAGGCGAAGAAGCGGCGGCCGGAAGATCGCGAGGAGCAGGAGCGCGGCGAAGGCGGCGCGCAACCCGGTGGTGCCCGCCGGGCCGAGCGCCGGGAAGAGCTCCTTGGCCAGGGCGGCGCCCGCCTGGATGCTGGTGATGGCGACGAGCAGCGCCGGCACCGGCGGGATCGGATTCGATTTCGGCAATGCAGAGGACAGGGCGAAGAGCTCCCGGGCGGCGAAGTGCCCCCTGCATAACGGGAGAGCGGCTCTGCTGCCAACTGCCAGTTCGATTGCGGCGTCGCGCTCCCGCTCCTTAGGGTATGGGGCTGGCCCAGCCCAGAACCAGGAGATCGCGATGGAGAAGCTGAAGCTCAGCGACGAAGCGTGGCGTGCGCGCCTCACTCCCGAGCAATACGACGTGCTGCGCCGCCACGGCACGGAGCGGCCGGGGAGCGGCTGCTTCCTCGGGACGAAGGAGCCCGGCACCTACGTCTGCGCCGCCTGTCACAACCCGCTCTTCCAGGCGGGCACCAAGTTCGAGTCGGGGACGGGCTGGCCTTCCTTCACCCAGCCGATCGGCGAGGATGCAGTCGTGCACGTGCAGGACGACTCCTACGGCATGCGCCGGACCGAGGTGCGCTGCGCGCGCTGCGACGGGCACCTCGGCCACGTCTTCCCCGACGGGCCGCCGCCCGCCGGCCTGCGCTACTGCATGAACTCGGTGGCGATGGAGCACGTGCCCGAGGGGCAGCCGATCGAGCTCGTCACCGGTTGAGCGCCAGGACCAGCTTGCCGCGCACGTGCCCGTCCTCGAGGCGGGCGTGGGCGCTGCGTGCGGTATGGGCCGCGAGCGGGCCCACCACCTCGACGAGCGGCGGCGGCAGCGCGCCGGATTCGTAGAGGGAGGCGAGCCTGGCGAGACGCTCGCCGTAGGCCGGCAGGCGTGCCGGAGACCCCAGGTGGGCGGCGGCGCCGAGCTGCACGAAGTGGAACGAGGCCGAGCGGGTGACGAGCGGGCTCGTCGTCTCGTCCCAGAGGTCGAGCGGAAATTCTGCGGGCTCCTCGACGATGGAGACGACGCTGCCGTCGGCGGCGACCGCATCGAAGCAGAGCCGCTTCATCGCCCCGCCGACGAAGTCGAAGGCGGCGGCGACGCCGTAGCCGCCGGTGCGCTCGTGCACCTCGGCGGCGAGGTCCTTCGTCCGGTCGTAGCGCAGCACCTCGTGCGGATCGACACCGAGGTCGCGCAGGTGGGCGGCGCTCGCATCGCTGCCAGCGGTGACGAGGAGGGGCGCTGCGCCGAGGTGCCGCAGCAGCGGAACGGCGGTGCTCCCGACGCCCCCCGCCCCACCGGCGACGAGCACGGCGTCGCCCGCCCGCACCTGCGCCCGCTCGACGACGGCGACCCAGGCGGTCATGCCGGCGATCGGGATCGCGGCGGCCTGCGCGAAGGAGAGCGCGGCGGGCTTGCTGGCGACGAGGGCGGCGGGGACGCAGACCGCCTCCGCGTAGGCGCCGTTGCTCGAGCCGGCGCCGGCCCAGGCGAAGACCTCGTCGCCGGGGCGAAAGGCCTGGACGCCCTCCCCCACCGCGTCCACCACGCCGGCGAGCTCGCGTCCGAGGACCACGGGGAGCTGCGGGCTGATCAGGCCCTGCCGCCATTTGTAGTCGACCGGGTTGAAGCCCGCCGCCCGCATCCGGATGCGCACGGCGCCGGGCCCCGGCTCCGGGAGCGGACGCTCGGCGTCCTCCAGCACCTCCGCGCCACCGAACGCCCGAATCTCCACCACGCGCATGCGGCGCCTCCCTCTTCGTGCCCCTGCCGCGTCAGCTCACCTGCAGGCCGCGGATGGTAGCCGCGATCGCCGCGCGCCGCTCGTCGGAGAGCGGCAGCCGTTCGAGGCGCTCGAAGCGGGCCCGGACCTCCCGCCAGATTCGCCAGCGCTCCGCAGGCTCCAGCAGCCCGGCGAACGGCGTCGACTGCCGGAGGGCGCGCGCCTCCTCGCCCCCGTCCACCAGGAAGGCGAGCAGCTCGGGCAGCGGCCGTTCGAGGAGGCGGCGCCACGCCTGCGCGTAGGGGAGGCTGCGCCCGCCCGCAGCGATCGTGGCGTCGAGCCGCGCGCGCACGCCCTCGAGCAGGCTCGGATCCCGCTCGATCCGGGCGGCGACGGCCCGGTGGTAGGCGATGCTTCTCTCTTCTGCGAGATCGTGGAGCGACATGGCTCGAGTCCCCGGGGCTCCCTCGGACTATATGCCTCTCCCGGCAGCGGAATTGCCCTGGCGGCGAAGAAAAGGGATACCTCGAAGGTTCGGGTACCATTGGCCACATCCGGCCAGCCCTACTCCTCTCTGCAAGGCAGGCCCATTGTCCTTCATCGACCGTGTCCTCGAGGCGCCCACCTACGGCTGGGAGCGTGACGGCAAGCTCAGCGCTCCCCCGGTTCGCGAGCTTCTCCGCCACACGCTCGCCCGCCTGAACGTCTTCCGCGATCGGCGCAATTGGGTCGCCTTCAGCAGCTGGTTCTGGAGCCTCGCGTTCGCGCCCTTCCTCCTCGTCTTCCTGACGAAATACTTCAGCTTGCCGCTGCTCGCGGTGGGGCTCGTCTACGCGATGGTGGTGGTGGGGAGCCACGGCACGATCTGGTTCCATCGCTACTCGACGCACCGGGCCTACCAGTTCCGGCATCCGCTGGTGCGCTTCGCCGTCGAGAACCTGGTGCCGAAGGTGATCATCAACGAGCTCTACACGATCTCGCACCACGTGCATCACGCGCGGAGCGAGCAGCCCGGCGACCCGTACAACGCCCAGGGCGGCTTCTTCTACTGCTTCCTCGCCGACGTGAACCACCAGCCGATCGCCCGCGACCTGAGCCGGCAGGACTACGGCAAGCTCCAGCGGCTGATGAGCCACACCGGCGTCCGCACCAACAGCTACGAGCGCTACCTGCGCTGGGGGAGCCTCGCCCGGCCGCTGCGCACCACGCTGGGCTTCGCGGCGAGCTGGGCCTTCTGGTACGGCACCTTCTTCCTCATCGGCGGCCATGCGCTGGCCACCGCGCTCTTCGGCTGCACCTTCCTCTGGGCGGTCGGGATCCGGACCTTCAACTACGACGGCCACGGCAAGGGCAAGGACAAGCGCAAGGTAGGTTACGACCTCCACACCGGCGATCGCTCGATCAACCAGGTGTGGCCGGGCCTGGTCGCAGGCGAGTGGCACAACAACCACCACCTCTTCCCGCGCAGCGCCCGCACCGGCTTCCTGCCCTCGCAGCCCGACGGCGCATGGTTCTTCATCCGCGGGCTGGAGAAGCTCGGACTCGTGCACCGGGTGATCGACGACAGGGAGCGCTTCCTCGCGCTCCACCGCGCGCACCACGCGCGCCTCGTCGAGGCGCCGGCGGCCTGACCGCGACCACAGCGACGAAAAGACCGAAGCGCCCCTCGAGCCCACGTGGCCCGAGGGGCGTTTTCGTTGGGTCTCGCGTCGCTCGTTGACCCTGCCGCGCAGCCACGGCTACGGTGCCGCCGGTGAAAAGAAGCCATACGATCGGCCTCGCCCTGCTCGCGCTCTTCCTCGGCCTGCGGCTCGCGCACCTGGAGGCGGATCCCCCCACCCACTATCCCACCGGTCGCTTCGCGCAGGAGCTCTACGTCGAGGGCCCTGCCAAGGCCCACGAGGCCCGACGCTTCGGCCTCTTCGGCACCTTCGAGACCAGGACCGCGGACAACTACCGCATCTGGAGCACGCAGAGCCCCGCCTACGTCCTCCCGCTCTCGGGCTTCTTCCGGCTCTTCGGCGCAGGGTACGTGCAGCTGCGGATCTTCTGTGCCCTCGCCGCCAGCCTGGGCTTCGCGGTCTTCCTGCTCCTCGCCAGGCAGCACGGGAACCCGCTGGTCGCGCCGATCGCCGGTCTGCTCTTCGCCTGCAGCTTCTTCGACGTCCAGCTCACCCGCAGCGGCCTGCTCGAGCCCTATCTCGACGGGCTGCTCGCGCTCTCGTTCCTCACGGGGCTGCTCGCGCTGCGCAACCTGCGCTGGCTCGCCGCGAGCCACGCCGCCTTCGCCGCCGCGCTCCTCACCAAGCAGACGGCGCTCTTCGCCCTGCCGCCGCTGCTCGCCCTCGGCGTCGCCGCCCACCTTCGGGCGCGGCGGCGCGGCGCTTCGCCCGGCCAGCATCTGGCCGTGCTGGGAGCGGGCCTGGGCCTGGCGGCGGCGTTGCTGCTCTACGTCCGCAGCCCCGCCTATTGGGAGACGGTGCGGTGGAACTTCGGCCACATGATCGTCGGGGTCGAGCAGCACCGGCAGCTCTCGCTCGGCGCGGTGAAGCTCCTCGCCCTCCTCGATCGCATCGCCACGCCGGAGCGCTGGGTCGAGGGCGCCCTCTACATCGCCCCGCTCCTGCCGCTCGCCCTCGTGCCGATGGGCCGCGCGATCCAGGCCCTGGTGCGGCGCCGGCCCGTCGAGATGCTCGATCTCGTCGCTGGCGGCTGGCTCCTGTGTGCCCTGGTGGCGCTGCAGCTCACCGAGCACGTGCGCCCGCGCTTCTCCCTCGTCCTCCTGCCACCTGCAGCGCTGCTCGCGGCGAGCGCCCTCGCCTGGCTCGCGACGCTGCGCGCCCACCCGCTTCTCCGCGCTGCACCGCTCGCGCTCGCCGCCGTGGTGGCGCTGGCGACCGACCTGCGCTGGCAGGCGCGGTGGTGGAGCACGCCGACCTACCAGCTCCGCGACGCCGGCGCGCAGCTCGGCGAGCTGCTGGGGCGGGACGACGTGGTGGTCGGGGCCTGGGCGCCGGTCCTCGGCTTCGACACGGCGGCCGACACCTTCTACGTGAAGGGTCCCTTCAACACCTCCCGGGCGGCATTCACGGCGCTGGGCGTCACCCACCTCCTCCTCCGGCAGCGCGACCACACCGGCGCGCGGGTGAAGCGGCTCGCGCCGGCTGCGTGGAGCGGGCGGAAGCGCGAGCTGGAGCTGCCCGTCCTCGACGAACGAATCACCCTCTTCCGCTTGCCCCGGCAGCAGCTTTCGGGCGATCCCCCGCAGTCCCGGGGTGCGGCACGCTCATCCCCGGGGGATTCGGAGTCGAAGTGATTAGCGAGTTGGAAGAGCTGGTCGGGTTCCTCGACCTGGAGCGCATCGACGAGGACATCTTCCGCGGGCAGCCGCACGATCCGGGCTGGGGCCAGCTCTTCGGCGGCCACGTCTTCGCGCAGGCGCTCCGGGCGGCGCAGGGAACCGTAGCGCCGGAGCGGCTCGTCCACTCGGTGCACGGCTACTTCCTGCTCCTCGGCGACATCTCGCTGCCGCTCGTCTACCAGGTCTTCCGCACCAGGGACGGCGGCACCTTCTCGACCCGCAGCGTGGTGGCGCGGCAGCGGGGCCGGACGATCTTCCAGCTCTCCGCCTCCTTCCAGGTGGAGGAAGGCGGGTTCGTGCACCAGGACGAGATGCCGCAGGCGCCGCCGCCCGACTCGTTGCCGACGGAGGAGGAGGCGCTGACGCCCTTCGCCTCGAGCCTGCCGAAGGGCCTGCGCGAGCGGCTCCTCGCCCCGCGGGCCTTCGAGCTCCGACCGGTGCAGCCCACCAGCGATCCCCTCGCCCCTGCGATCCGCCCGCCCGTCCGCGACGTGTGGATCCGAGGCCGCGGCAAGCTGCGCGACGATCCCTCGATCCACGCGGCGCTGGTGGCCTACGTCTCCGACTACTTCTTCCTCGGCACTGCGATGCAGCCCCACGGCGTCACCTGGCTCGACCGCAGGATGCAGGTGGCGAGCCTCGACCACAGCATCTGGTTCCACGACCGGGCCCGCGCCGACGAGTGGCTGCTCCACAGCATGGAGAGC includes:
- a CDS encoding ATP-binding protein, translating into MSAPRRIATTWAWDAAFFGVLVATGLLSWLVVFPPVGAPAFWLPNGISIAVLVRSARRRWLHLLPLVFASSFAVELIKETPFVAILFWASAEVIEVSVAASILVRFAGPSTTLARLRDVLVLAAGGAFVGPLLGGLWAALSSPWLADVSYLQLLATWLLIDGLGTFLMAPLILTWSGPPWARPTWREALATIGTVAALTALFALVFDLPDPTLRVILLAFTTFPLLSWAGLRRGPSGAATAAAAFGGVALFQTLLGGGPFAPIATLQNQLLAVQGFMVLASFTALVLAAIGEERRRAARSSTVLLEAATALAEKRSLSDRLARLAGCLTEHLAPGAAVFRLVDGRYETLARAAVDARVRPALEPTEATPTPTRRSLALRGGSGHLGLLVLASTRPLDPEVIDLGAAVADRVASVLETERLRAERAEHLRRLEESVALLDTLLRTAPVGLGFVDPELRLVQANETLACLGALEGSAPRGETLAAAMPGLHERFAPLLRQALQTGHPVTDQELSVAAPAGRGHFLCSFYPVQVAGGPPLGVGIVVVDITARKREEEALAASEERFRSLAQASAEVVWVNGPDGAAITATTSWLSFTGQSLEQALGWGWMVAIHPEDRARLQRAWRDAVARAAPYTFEHRLRRRDGVYRHVESRGVPVFNPDGSVREWVGMSFDITARKAAEEERARLYAEMKESVRLRDDFLSIASHELKTPLTPLATRLQMLERKVAAGQPVEIADLQRTRASLGRLTTLINDLLDTSRVEANRLALHLEPMSLSELLENAVGIASATSGRHDICVEAPPHGVWIQGDRSRLEQVITNLLDNAIKYSPQGGLVQVHLEESDEEVVLSVTDQGIGIPRDQQARLFDRFFRARNVSPFSYGGLGLGLYISRDIVERHGGRIWLESEPGHGSTFWVALPRLQGPAHPDAGAASPGRRVADGLTHG
- a CDS encoding NAD-dependent epimerase/dehydratase family protein — its product is MSLHVVFGYGQIGPLLASRLAASGHQVRVVSRHRPKLPPGIEHLAGDASDEAFTRDAVRGATAAYHCINVPYPQWFELLPRIGQSLRQAALASAARLVVLDNLYMLGRPDAPMTEATPLAPRSKKGELRARLELDLLASRERGLELAIGRASDFFGPGVTGSAVLHPTNLKRLVAGKRVDVGGDPDAPHSYSYAPDVAAGLFTLGTSVRVDEPIWHLPVAFQGTTRALVEAVGRALGVDAKVGTLPGWMWLVAGLFSPMIREAKEMTYQWEGPFVLDDSRFRSAFGVEPTPRGEAIAATAAWIRERFGR
- a CDS encoding EamA family transporter, which encodes MPALLVAITSIQAGAALAKELFPALGPAGTTGLRAAFAALLLLAIFRPPLLRLSRQQWRAVFPYGITVGGMNLAFYFALDRIPLGLAVTLEFVGPLGVAVLGSRRAADFLWALFAAVGIVLLAPWSGGAAALDGVGMGLALFAGACWGAYIFLGGRLSGVLPHDGQGVALGMSVAALTVLPFALPAIGNVGLTPRILGIALAVAALSSALPYTLEMVGLRALPSRTFGILMSLEPAVATLVGLFFLHETLGALQWLAVACVSAASVGSTLTARQPIPPVEA
- the msrB gene encoding peptide-methionine (R)-S-oxide reductase MsrB, producing the protein MEKLKLSDEAWRARLTPEQYDVLRRHGTERPGSGCFLGTKEPGTYVCAACHNPLFQAGTKFESGTGWPSFTQPIGEDAVVHVQDDSYGMRRTEVRCARCDGHLGHVFPDGPPPAGLRYCMNSVAMEHVPEGQPIELVTG
- a CDS encoding zinc-binding alcohol dehydrogenase family protein gives rise to the protein MRVVEIRAFGGAEVLEDAERPLPEPGPGAVRIRMRAAGFNPVDYKWRQGLISPQLPVVLGRELAGVVDAVGEGVQAFRPGDEVFAWAGAGSSNGAYAEAVCVPAALVASKPAALSFAQAAAIPIAGMTAWVAVVERAQVRAGDAVLVAGGAGGVGSTAVPLLRHLGAAPLLVTAGSDASAAHLRDLGVDPHEVLRYDRTKDLAAEVHERTGGYGVAAAFDFVGGAMKRLCFDAVAADGSVVSIVEEPAEFPLDLWDETTSPLVTRSASFHFVQLGAAAHLGSPARLPAYGERLARLASLYESGALPPPLVEVVGPLAAHTARSAHARLEDGHVRGKLVLALNR
- a CDS encoding fatty acid desaturase, translating into MSFIDRVLEAPTYGWERDGKLSAPPVRELLRHTLARLNVFRDRRNWVAFSSWFWSLAFAPFLLVFLTKYFSLPLLAVGLVYAMVVVGSHGTIWFHRYSTHRAYQFRHPLVRFAVENLVPKVIINELYTISHHVHHARSEQPGDPYNAQGGFFYCFLADVNHQPIARDLSRQDYGKLQRLMSHTGVRTNSYERYLRWGSLARPLRTTLGFAASWAFWYGTFFLIGGHALATALFGCTFLWAVGIRTFNYDGHGKGKDKRKVGYDLHTGDRSINQVWPGLVAGEWHNNHHLFPRSARTGFLPSQPDGAWFFIRGLEKLGLVHRVIDDRERFLALHRAHHARLVEAPAA
- a CDS encoding glycosyltransferase family 39 protein; the protein is MKRSHTIGLALLALFLGLRLAHLEADPPTHYPTGRFAQELYVEGPAKAHEARRFGLFGTFETRTADNYRIWSTQSPAYVLPLSGFFRLFGAGYVQLRIFCALAASLGFAVFLLLARQHGNPLVAPIAGLLFACSFFDVQLTRSGLLEPYLDGLLALSFLTGLLALRNLRWLAASHAAFAAALLTKQTALFALPPLLALGVAAHLRARRRGASPGQHLAVLGAGLGLAAALLLYVRSPAYWETVRWNFGHMIVGVEQHRQLSLGAVKLLALLDRIATPERWVEGALYIAPLLPLALVPMGRAIQALVRRRPVEMLDLVAGGWLLCALVALQLTEHVRPRFSLVLLPPAALLAASALAWLATLRAHPLLRAAPLALAAVVALATDLRWQARWWSTPTYQLRDAGAQLGELLGRDDVVVGAWAPVLGFDTAADTFYVKGPFNTSRAAFTALGVTHLLLRQRDHTGARVKRLAPAAWSGRKRELELPVLDERITLFRLPRQQLSGDPPQSRGAARSSPGDSESK
- a CDS encoding acyl-CoA thioesterase, whose product is MISELEELVGFLDLERIDEDIFRGQPHDPGWGQLFGGHVFAQALRAAQGTVAPERLVHSVHGYFLLLGDISLPLVYQVFRTRDGGTFSTRSVVARQRGRTIFQLSASFQVEEGGFVHQDEMPQAPPPDSLPTEEEALTPFASSLPKGLRERLLAPRAFELRPVQPTSDPLAPAIRPPVRDVWIRGRGKLRDDPSIHAALVAYVSDYFFLGTAMQPHGVTWLDRRMQVASLDHSIWFHDRARADEWLLHSMESPRAAHGRGLVRGQIFSADGRLVASTAQEGLIRRRS